A window of Hemitrygon akajei unplaced genomic scaffold, sHemAka1.3 Scf000055, whole genome shotgun sequence contains these coding sequences:
- the LOC140721464 gene encoding beta-1,3-galactosyltransferase 5-like gives MYRRPQCVKHILKVFIPLLVIPCLIKLTLVWRNGDKRPLCPSRFNATTFLMQPASPCDSGGPFLVLLVTSSPEQFEARSVIRQTWGSERRTAGRGRSVTYFLLGRGRERQERIWREGEAHGDIIQGDFDDTYYNLTCKVLLGLQWLCNSCPSATFVMKTDSDMFVNTDYLLELLSREPRRRDLFTGFIMDQSWPIRNIFSKWYVSAAEFPMQMYPPFCSGTGYVLSTDLACRVWNISRAVPLFKLEDVYVGLCLAELKVKPLDIHDRPVFHSYRVPFSICSYRQLVTSHRVTPTEQADYWRQLQASGNEKCPGD, from the coding sequence ATGTATCGGAGACCGCAATGTGTCAAGCATATCCTGAAGGTGTTCATCCCTCTGCTGGTGATCCCATGCCTGATAAAGCTGACGCTGGTTTGGAGGAACGGGGACAAGCGGCCCCTCTGCCCCTCGCGGTTCAACGCAACAACCTTTCTGATGCAGCCCGCCAGCCCGTGCGACAGCGGCGGCCCCTTCCTCGTCCTGCTGGTCACCAGCTCCCCGGAGCAGTTCGAGGCTCGCTCGGTCATCCGCCAGACCTGGGGGAGCGAGCGGCGGACGGCGGGGAGAGGCAGGTCGGTCACCTACTTCCTTCTGGGGCGCGGCCGAGAAAGGCAGGAGCGCATCTGGCGGGAGGGCGAGGCGCACGGTGACATCATCCAGGGAGATTTCGACGACACCTACTACAACCTGACCTGCAAAGTCCTCCTGGGCCTCCAGTGGCTCTGTAACTCCTGCCCCTCCGCCACGTTCGTGATGAAGACCGATTCCGACATGTTCGTCAACACCGACTATCTGCTGGAGCTCCTATCCCGGGAGCCCCGCCGGCGTGACCTCTTCACCGGGTTCATTATGGACCAGTCGTGGCCCATCCGCAACATATTCTCAAAATGGTACGTGAGTGCGGCGGAGTTCCCGATGCAAATGTACCCGCCCTTCTGTTCCGGCACCGGATACGTCCTCTCCACTGACCTGGCCTGCCGCGTGTGGAACATCTCCCGGGCAGTGCCCCTGTTTAAACTGGAGGACGTCTATGTGGGGCTGTGCCTGGCCGAGCTAAAGGTGAAGCCGCTGGACATCCACGACCGCCCCGTCTTCCACAGCTACAGGGTGCCGTTCTCCATCTGCTCCTACCGGCAGCTCGTCACCTCCCACCGGGTCACACCGACTGAGCAAGCGGACTACTGGAGACAGCTGCAGGCCTCTGGCAATGAGAAATGCccaggggactag